One part of the Bombus terrestris chromosome 13, iyBomTerr1.2, whole genome shotgun sequence genome encodes these proteins:
- the LOC100643905 gene encoding piezo-type mechanosensitive ion channel component isoform X9 codes for MSKYWLNVALLRVVLPLVLTGCIIWRPVGLSLVYLALMLYSPHVPVPDAKTMAGHTGHYLKTCIGLSFLTAVSQLTFHIVLLALPAYGHFLHNCESMEMIFRHIGFVRLDSASAWEIFFWLTPELIVLPTSIMVYLICRFLSRRNVTDEEDNASLHRNAEAAKKSADSTAKIINFLGRIGTYVVLASLCITAALKPSVEGGFYFLVFLGAATWWACNKELRKGFAILCRIVMVVVILHILALLSYQNQVPQELIPVNSTWQRYFALSPVYQTNCTDPRDVEYTTDANWLIYGYFLRLFWLYYVLALQSQFLSKKPLMRFGSGRTGLLQDSTGSVIVQDGHQDDNIQMQSLSEDEQSGIIEHIIMAVYSIFQLIINSSYLATNIIMMTWSIMYHSWTTFALLLWALILWMVPNKRASMMKCSPFIVIYAMLLLLVQYIYSMDLTEEELPTKINGISVSEIGFSKSEQLSRWHLVVKCLFISMFWITMRQYTAERTRQRRSSALRDMVAPLHVSVSTATAAMNHEAPEIKSKFMKDVGILLKKLLTKFWIAVVAIMLFISGITGERMTVFRIIYMSLFLVLIITFQISWTVWRKMMYTFWITVIGYSVIMLILVYTYQFHNFPEYWNYLHIDEDLQKDIGLEIYETKDLFVRLLTPTFFVIITVLQIHYFHKDFLEVTDIEKFGTEESPRIERSSLGHSPILTMPPSSPGEVFLVEEEKEHIYSLRQLKEMSKLERLQLLHNVIQQLLNLYNYTWLFFEIHMQKIIFISVMIFCVNDVCAINFVFVLILVIMINSRRNVQICTANTIAAIIAILMVVKMLYQIQYIDHNNWNINCTKFPSENQTQYGSNNTMYNIAEWFGIKKGEPGHLAELLKGYIGILVVTTLRKIIRIRQCFYRKAHNKPLDTPQVMFPSITREDADKGVPQCLKFLFNYGFYKFGVEFCLIGIVALIGTRLDFYSVLYSIWLLLFFSLRRKAISRIWPFFKFFGIILLPIQYSFVVAPPSWFCIEYPWSESKTLRGLQEWMYLPDPDFPPNARKLMCDFILLMMVVRQSLVFQIEERSTATNREFPAGHNYSVYENMEKPNFINPVKDYVSHIHCWLDIIKRGVLISLMWITLSIMFLAGTERTNLFSLGYLIGAFVFLWQGSDFYLRPVKTILKWWNLLIGYNVVVIFSKALLQGVGCVLIEQLQVLACPLIQLFGITCLRKFRSSVSDIVLEKLDCEVPQEDIGMVWDGLCFGFLLLQKRLFKSYYFFHIVDETKAMSILASRGAELLEELHQKRIEIQENVEKNVLQKLKFKMDKIKANQRKIQGPSYREPQIHAVDTLYPGTRPLYRVRAPKTNREAVRSGDYYMFDDLDDDDVTDLIPDTESEKKEAEKRHEAEKRGRRMTISELMNTLIKTDIEIATHVAMYGGTEKDALRLRRRSVPLTRKKSSMSYLSARSETDTAVATDAADKTSLASADMETDEKDAAAAERDKTPVPTDDEYGEDKPDEKEEETQEDEQKVSIATYFKFIIVMVNSTLTSMTKYLNRFSRDYRYIRKVLTKEKKVLKTKPDFRMGMRLGITQIWQPIPVMKQGSTNGNAEESYDAGEGPNQPRPQEERKSSSLMVPHIRILAPSLERGLDISSSSSLFSEISPVQHDDEGGALSEVDQPPIIQLLASIWFGVLAHSCLLCYFMVFLHQIKNASVLSTPLPLMVFCWGSLTIPRPSKTFWITLIAYTEAIVIVKCIFQLEVLPWNRDAAPNNPLFTPRIMGVERKHNYALWDLLLLLMVFFHRFMLKSLGQWTSPSLKPRKIIPSTLTVVPAKPPPPENRGQGESASLQEEEGGSTVRTPKGATLNLRAAGEGENAQATNEYEKLVAVQGEEISPMNEEFNKAMNMTVNKYKEPMKDFFQKILSPISKEKTNVYAYMFLCDFFNFLLLIFGFSAFGTQQGDGGVTAYLQENRVPMPFLLMLLLQFALIVIDRALFLKKSIVGKLIFHYFLIFGVHIWMFFILPSVTERQFNERLPPQIWYMVKCFYLLLAAYQLRQGYPTRILGNFLCKKYSIVNYVLFKVFMLVPFLFELRAVMDWIWTDTSMTIMDWFKMEDIFANIYQIKCMRGVETDFPQPRGVKKKQMSKYLIGGGALFFMIGLIWFPLLLFALGGTVGVSNLPYDVSMKIRIGPYEPIYSMSAQSSSIIEYDETDFTRFSNLYARDRPAVTFLENYIHSDVAAVRLSGFSRKLWSISPPDLDRLITELEDNSTTVVIHVEWTVSRKTDAKDASGITTQVRDIRLPPYENNEFNPVRRTLANMLSSNDSTVHNGTITLQYAFPKFLKVTGRTTDVVPQLMRMPKWLDDNVEEDDENHLYRDVSLHLSTDADCCARQKWWIVKEVCNDTLYDQLLKRVPLNNCKYIMMFLFNDKTFPEGLSFISGFGILGLYTTAVIVISQMMRKVVSDMAPKIMFDDLPYVDRILRLCLDIYLVRESGELCLEEDLFAKLIFLYRSPETLIRWTRPPEEGERTDNEDQDDVDEDAVAPRGESRDVSRRE; via the exons ATGTCCAAGTATTGGCTGAACGTGGCCCTCCTCAGGGTTGTGCTGCCGCTTGTCTTGACAGGAT GTATAATATGGCGACCTGTAGGATTGTCTCTGGTTTACTTGGCTCTGATGCTATACTCGCCCCATGTGCCGGTACCAGACGCGAAAACAATGGCTGGCCACACAGGGCACTATTTAAAAACTTGCATCGGCCTGTCTTTTCTCACAGCAGTCAGCCAACTCACTTTTCACATAGTTCTATTAGCTCTACCTGCCTATGGTCACTTCCTTCACAATT GCGAATCGATGGAAATGATCTTCAGGCACATAGGTTTTGTAAGACTAGATAGCGCTTCTGCCTGGGAAATCTTCTTCTGGTTGACGCCAGAGTTAATCGTCTTACCCACTAGTATAATGGTGTATCTCATATGTCGGTTTCTATCACGAAGGAACGTTACCGACGAGGAAGATAATGCATCGTTACATCGAAACGCTGAAGCTGCGAAGAAAAGCGCTGACAGCACCGCCAAG ATCATCAACTTCCTAGGACGAATTGGGACCTACGTAGTTCTAGCGTCATTGTGCATCACAGCAGCCCTGAAACCATCAGTTGAAGGTGGTTTCTATTTTCTCGTCTTCCTAGGAGCCGCAACTTGGTGGGCATGTAACAAAGAGCTCCGAAAGGGCTTTGCTATATTATGCAGGATTGTGATGGTCGTTGTGATTCTTCACATCCTGGCTTTGCTCAGCTACCAGAATCAAGTGCCTCAGGAGCTAATACCCGTAAATAGCACCTGGCAACGTTATTTCGCATTGTCTCCAGTTTACCAAACGAATTGCACTGACCCGAGAGACGTAGAGTACACAACCGATGCCAATTGGTTAATTTATGGCTACTTCTTAAGGCTCTTTTGGCTTTATTACGTTCTGGCGTTGCAGTCACAGTTCCTGAGCAAAAAGCCG TTGATGCGATTTGGATCCGGGAGAACGGGGCTACTGCAAGATTCGACCGGAAGTGTCATTGTCCAGGATGGTCATCAGGATGACAACATTCAGATGCAAAGTCTCAGTGAAG ACGAGCAATCCGGAATCATCGAACATATCATTATGGCTGTATATTCCATCTTCCAATTGATAATCAATTCATCCTATCTTGCTACGAATATCATAATGATG ACTTGGAGTATAATGTACCACAGTTGGACAACGTTTGCGCTGTTATTATGGGCCTTGATTCTCTGGATGGTGCCTAATAAACGCGCTTCCATGATGAAATGCTCGCCGTTTATCGTTATCTATGCAATGCTTTTGCTTCTCGTTCAGTACATTTATAGCATGGATCTGACAGAAGAAGAACTACCAACGAAGATAAACGGAATAAGTGTGTCGGAGATTGGTTTCAGCAAATCTGAACAACTTAGCCGGTGGCATTTAGTCGTCAAg TGTCTGTTCATATCTATGTTCTGGATAACTATGAGACAATATACCGCTGAAAGAACCAGACAAAGACGTTCTTCAGCGTTGAGAGACATGGTAGCGCCGTTACATGTCTCTGTTTCGACAGCTACCGCGGCGATGAATCACGAAGCGCCGGAAATCAAAAGCAAATTCATGAAAGATGTTGGCATACtcttgaaaaaattattaaccAAATTTTGGATCGCCGTAGTGGCTATCATGCTATTTATCTCTGGAATCACCGGCGAACGTATGACCGTCTTCAGGATCATTTATATGTCCCTGTTCTTAGTTTTAATCATCACTTTCCAG atATCATGGACAGTATGGAGGAAGATGATGTACACATTCTGGATTACAGTCATTGGTTACTCCGTAATCATGCTGATTCTCGTGTACACTTAccaatttcataatttcccgGAATATTGGAACTATCTCCATATTGACGAGGACTTGCAGAAGGACATTGGTTTAGAAATATACGAGACCAAGGATCTATTTGTTAGATTACTGACGCCAACGTTCTTCGTAATTATCACTGTCCTCCAGATTCATTATTTCCATAAAGATTTCTTGGAAGTGACCGATATCGAGAAATTTGG aacTGAAGAGAGTCCTCGAATCGAACGATCGAGTCTTGGCCATTCACCGATTTTAACCATGCCACCATCTTCACCGGGAGAAGTTTTCCTTgttgaagaagagaaagaacatATATACTCCTTAAGACAGTTAAAAG aaaTGTCGAAACTGGAGCGGCTACagttacttcataacgtaatacagcaactcttaaatttgtataattatactTGGCTCTTCTTTGAAATTCACATGCAAAAGATCATTTTCATTTCTGTGATGATTTTCTGTGTCAACGAT gtCTGTGCtattaattttgtattcgtCTTGATACTGGTTATCATGATCAATTCTCgaagaaatgttcaaatatgTACTGCCAACACGATCGCCGCGATAATTGCCATTCTGATGGTCGTAAAAATGCTATATCAAATTCAGTATATCGATCACAATAACTGGAATATTAATTGCacg AAATTTCCATCTGAAAATCAAACTCAGTATGGCAGCAATAACACGATGTACAATATCGCAGAGTGGTTTGGAATAAAAAAAGGAGAGCCAGGACATTTGGCAGAATTATTGAAGGGTTACATAGGAATCTTAGTGGTGACTACTCTCAGAAAAATCATCAGAATTCGACAGTGTTTCTATAGAAAAGCACATAACAAACCTTTGGACACTCCTCAAGTTATGTTCCCTTCTATCACCAGAGAAGACGCTGACAAAGGAGTACCACAGTGCTTGAAATTCCTTTTCAATTATGGATTCTATAAGTTTGGCGTTGAATTCTGTTTGATAGGAATAGTGGCACTCATTGGAACCAGATTAGATTTCTATTCTGTCCTTTATAGCATTTGGCTTTTACTATTCTTCTCTTTGAGAAGAAAAGCAATATCCAGAATTTGGCCTTTCTTCAAGTTCTTTGGTATAATTTTACTACCTATTCAGTATTCTTTCGTTGTGGCTCCACCATCTTGGTTTTGTATAg AGTATCCATGGAGTGAATCCAAAACTTTGAGGGGTTTGCAAGAGTGGATGTATTTACCTGATCCTGACTTTCCACCAAACGCTAGAAAATTAATGT gTGATTTTATTCTGCTAATGATGGTCGTCAGACAAAGTCTCGTCTTCCAAATAGAAGAAAGAAGCACAGCGACTAACAGAGAATTTCCAGCTGGTCATAATTATTCCGTCTACGAAAATATGGAGAAACCAAATTTCATCAATCCTGTGAAGGATTACGTGTCACATATTCACTGTTGGTTAGACATAATTAAACGAGGCGTATTAATAAGTCTCATGTGGATCACTTTGTCGATCATGTTCCTGGCTGGAACAGAAAGGACTAATCTCTTCTCGTTGGGTTATTTAATTGGTGCATTCGTATTCCTCTGGCAAGGAAGTGACTTTTACTTGAGACCAGTGAAAACCATCTTGAAATGGTGGAATCTTCTAATCGGTTACAATGTGGTCGTCATATTTTCCAAGGCTTTGCTTCAGGGTGTAGGTTGCGTGCTGATAGAACAG cTGCAAGTGTTAGCGTGTCCACTGATTCAGCTATTCGGTATAACTTGTCTAAGAAAATTCCGAAGTTCAGTGAGCGACATAGTTCTGGAAAAATTGGATTGCGAGGTGCCACAAGAAGATATCGGCATGGTCTGGGATGGTCTATGCTTTGGCTTCCTGTTACTCCAGAAACGACTGTTCAAGAGTTATTACTTCTTCCACATAGTAGATGAAACGAAAGCTATGAGCATCCTAGCGTCTAGAGGGGCGGAGTTATTAGAAGAACTGCACCAGAAGCGCATCGAAATTCAAGAAAACGTTGAGAAGAACGTGTTGCAGAAGTTGAAGTTTAAAATGGATAAAATCAAAGCTAACCAGAGAAAAATACAAGGACCTAGTTACAGGGAACCACAGATACACGCAGTTG ATACTCTCTATCCAGGAACACGGCCGTTGTACAGAGTTCGCGCCCCAAAGACCAACAGAGAGG CTGTCAGATCAGGCGATTACTACATGTTCGACGACCTGGACGACGACGACGTGACCGATCTGATCCCGGACACTGAATCCGAAAAAAAAGAAGCGGAGAAACGTCATGAAGCTGAAAAACGCGGCAGAAGAATGACCATTTCCGAG CTGATGAACACGCTGATTAAGACAGACATTGAGATCGCGACACACGTCGCCATGTACGGAGGGACTGAAAAGGACGCGCTGAGACTACGTCGTCGGAGTGTGCCTTTAACAAGGAAGAAATCATCTATGTCGTATCTCAGTGCACGTTCCGAGACCGACACTGCAGTGGCCACCGAT GCCGCTGACAAAACAAGTCTCGCGTCGGCGGACATGGAAACCGATGAAAAAGATGCGGCCGCGGCAGAACGTGATAAAACACCAGTGCCAACAGACGACGAATATGGAGAAGATAAACCAGATGAAAAGGAGGAGGAGACACAGGAGGATGAGCAAAAAGTATCAATTGCTACGTACTTCAAATTCATTATAGTGATGGTTAATAGCACCCTGACGTCGATGACCAAGTACTTGAACAGATTTTCGCGTGACTATAGATACATTCGCAAGGTtttaacgaaagaaaagaaagtattaAAG ACAAAACCAGACTTCCGGATGGGAATGCGATTGGGAATCACTCAAATATGGCAGCCAATTCCTGTGATGAAACAAGG ATCGACTAATGGAAATGCCGAGGAATCTTACGATGCTGGCGAGGGACCTAACCAACCACGACCGCAGGAAGAAAG GAAAAGCAGCTCGTTGATGGTCCCTCATATTCGAATTTTGGCACCGAGTTTGGAGCGAGGATTGGACATATCCTCCTCCAG CTCACTATTCTCCGAAATCTCACCTGTCCAACACGATGACGAAGGTGGTGCACTGTCTGAAGTCGATCAACCACCGATAATCCAATTATTGGCATCTATTTGGTTTGGAGTCCTGGCACATTCGTGTCTACTTTGTTACTTCATGGTATTCCTTCATCAGATTAAAAATGCATCCGTCCTTTCCACGCCTTTGCCTCTCATGGTGTTCTGCTGGGGTTCGTTAACCATTCCACGACCCTCGAAAACATTTTGGATAACGTTGATCGCGTACACCgag GCAATTGTGATAGTAAAATGCATTTTCCAATTGGAAGTATTGCCCTGGAATCGAGATGCTGCACCGAATAATCCTCTATTTACTCCTAGAATTATGGGCGTTGAACGCAAACATAATTATGCTTTGTGGGATCTGCTGTTACTTCTCATGGTGTTCTTTCATAG ATTTATGCTGAAATCATTAGGGCAATGGACATCCCCATCCCTAAAACCAAGAAAAATTATTCCTTCCACTTTAACTGTAGTTCCAGCCAAGCCTCCACCACCAGAAAATAGAGGTCAAGGAGAATCTGCATCGctacaagaagaagaagg cgGTAGTACCGTAAGAACACCTAAAGGAGCAACTCTGAATCTTCGCGCAGCAGGCGAGGGTGAAAATGCGCAAGCCACAaatgaatatgaaaaattagtagCCGTTCAAGGAGAAGAAATCAGTCCCATGAACGAAGAGTTCAATAAAGCCATGAATATGAC tgtaaataaatacaaagaacCAATGAAAGATTTCTTCCAAAAAATTCTTAGCCCAATTAGCAAAGAAAAGACGAacgtatatgcatatatgttcCTGTgtgatttctttaatttcttgcTACTCATTTTTGGATTTTCTGCATTTGGG ACACAACAAGGAGACGGTGGTGTTACAGCCTATTTACAAGAAAATCGAGTTCCGATGCCATTCTTACTGATGTTACTGCTACAGTTTGCATTGATAGTTATCGATAGAGCCTTGTTCTTAAAGAAATCAATCGTAGGCAAACTAATTTTCCATTACTTTCTTATATTTGGCGTTCACATTTGGATGTTCTTCATATTGCCAAGTGTTACCGAACG ACAATTTAATGAGAGGCTTCCACCGCAAATTTGGTACATGGTCAAGTGCTTCTACCTCTTGTTAGCGGCTTATCAATTAAGACAAGGCTATCCGACACGAATACTTGGCAACTTCCTCTGCAAGAAATACAGCATTGTCAACTATGTCTTATTCAAAGT ATTCATGTTAGTCCCATTCTTATTCGAATTAAGGGCAGTAATGGACTGGATCTGGACGGACACTTCCATGACGATAATGGATTGGTTCAAAATGGAAGATATTTTCGCCAATATTTATCAAATCAAG TGTATGCGAGGCGTAGAAACGGATTTCCCTCAGCCACGAGGTGtaaagaagaaacaaatgaGCAAGTACTTAATCGGTGGTGGTGCTCTCTTCTTCATGATTGGATTAATATGGTTCCCCTTGCTCTTATTTGCACTTGGTGGCACAGTTGGTGTTTCTAATCTACCCTACGacgtttcaatgaaaattaGAATTGGTCCTTATGAACCAATTTACTCTATGTCGGCACAAAGTAGCTCTATCATCGAATACGACGAAACTGATTTCACGAGATTTTCGAATTTGTACGCGAGAGATAGACCTGCAGTCACTTTCCTGGAGAACTATATACATTCTGATGTCGCTGCCGTGAGATTGAGTGGGTTCTCTCGAAAATTATGGAGTATATCTCCGCCAGACTTAGATAG ACTGATAACAGAATTAGAAGATAATAGCACAACCGTGGTCATCCACGTAGAGTGGACGGTGTCTCGAAAAACGGACGCGAAAGATGCCAGTGGGATAACGACACAAGTGAGAGATATAAGATTGCCACCGTATGAAAACAATGAATTTAATCCTGTGAGAAGAACGTTAGCTAATATGCTCTCTAGCAATGACTCAACCGTGCATAATGGTACTATCACCTTGCAATATGCGTTTCCCAAGTTTTTGAAAGTGACTGGTCGAACCACTGACGTCGTTCCGCAATTAATGCGAATGC CGAAATGGCTTGATGACAATGTAGAGGAAGACGATGAGAATCATCTGTACAGGGATGTTAGTCTTCATTTATCTACCGACGCAGATTGTTGTGCTCGTCAGAAATGGTGGATCGTTAAAGAAGTTTGCAATGATACTTTATACGATCAGCTATTAAAGAGAGTGCCCTTAAATAACTGCAAGTACATCATGATGTTCTTGTTCAATGATAAAACGTTCCCCGAGGGGTTGAGCTTTATCAGTGGATTTGG AATCTTAGGTTTGTACACTACCGCGGTGATAGTCATAAGTCAAATGATGAGGAAGGTAGTCAGTGACATGGCGCCGAAGATTATGTTCGATGACTTACCCTACGTCGATAGAATACTAAGATTATGCTTAGATATTTATTTGGTCCGTGAAAGTGGAGAATTGTGTCTCGAGGAAGACTTGTTCGCCAAATTAATATTCCTCTACAGATCACCGGAGACGTTGATCAG ATGGACAAGGCCACccgaagaaggagagagaactGACAATGAAGATCAAGATGATGTAGATGAGGATGCTGTGGCACCAAGAGGAGAATCTCGAGATGTTTCTCGTAGAGAATAA